A stretch of Paenibacillus sp. URB8-2 DNA encodes these proteins:
- a CDS encoding DNA-3-methyladenine glycosylase family protein, which produces MNDLLFELPLPELFDWKACLDYMARSPLECLYRTDGEGVTRLLQADGTALLVRLTVPEPGRLRVELLEGERPGEAGLEDLVRYIRDWFDLDRDLRPFYKLAEGDPLLGPLAERFRGLRIVGIPDLFEALCWAILGQQVNLAFAYKLKARIAEQYGESVLWAGHRYHLFPPPESLLGAKEEELCALQLSRSKARTILAVADLLAGGALSREELLALGSPEEAEAMLTAVRGIGPWTAQYVRMRCLRDASSFPIGDVGLHNAVKAVLGMDRKPTLPELRELFADWRGWEAYATFYLWRVLY; this is translated from the coding sequence TTTTTGAGCTGCCGCTGCCGGAACTGTTCGATTGGAAAGCCTGCCTCGACTATATGGCGCGTTCGCCGCTGGAATGTCTGTACAGGACGGACGGTGAAGGAGTGACCCGCCTGCTTCAGGCGGACGGAACGGCGCTGCTGGTCCGGTTGACGGTGCCGGAGCCGGGGCGGCTGCGGGTGGAGCTGCTGGAAGGGGAGCGGCCCGGGGAAGCGGGATTGGAAGACCTGGTGCGTTATATCCGCGACTGGTTCGACCTGGACCGCGATCTTAGGCCGTTCTATAAGCTGGCGGAGGGCGATCCCTTGCTTGGTCCGCTGGCGGAACGCTTTCGCGGCCTGCGCATTGTCGGCATCCCCGACTTGTTCGAGGCCTTATGCTGGGCGATTCTTGGACAGCAGGTCAACCTGGCCTTCGCGTACAAGCTGAAGGCGCGGATTGCGGAACAATACGGCGAGTCCGTGCTGTGGGCCGGACACCGGTACCATCTGTTTCCGCCGCCGGAGTCGCTTCTTGGCGCGAAGGAGGAGGAGCTGTGCGCCCTCCAGCTGAGCCGGAGCAAGGCGCGGACGATTCTTGCCGTCGCCGATCTTCTAGCCGGCGGCGCGCTGAGCCGGGAGGAACTGCTGGCCCTTGGCTCGCCAGAGGAGGCCGAAGCGATGCTTACGGCGGTGCGGGGCATCGGCCCCTGGACCGCCCAGTATGTAAGGATGCGCTGCCTGCGCGACGCCTCGTCTTTTCCCATCGGGGATGTCGGTCTGCACAATGCCGTCAAAGCCGTGCTTGGGATGGACCGGAAGCCGACGCTGCCGGAACTCAGGGAGCTGTTCGCGGATTGGCGGGGCTGGGAGGCGTATGCGACCTTTTATTTGTGGCGGGTGCTGTATTGA
- a CDS encoding cold-shock protein, translated as MYYSRKRPLDNIPEELTAIWSCTSESCNGWMRDNFVFLVQPTCSICQSPMEKGEKMLPAVVNTSPNQSKQ; from the coding sequence TTGTACTATTCACGAAAGAGACCTCTGGACAATATTCCGGAGGAACTCACGGCCATATGGTCCTGTACCAGTGAAAGCTGCAACGGTTGGATGAGAGACAACTTTGTTTTCTTGGTTCAGCCCACCTGTTCGATATGCCAGTCTCCGATGGAAAAAGGCGAGAAAATGCTCCCTGCGGTAGTTAATACAAGTCCCAATCAATCCAAACAATAA
- a CDS encoding cold-shock protein, whose translation METGTVKWFNADKGFGFIEVEGGSDVFVHFSAIVSEGFKTLDEGQRVEFNIVQGNRGPQAENVVKL comes from the coding sequence ATGGAAACAGGAACAGTTAAATGGTTTAACGCAGACAAAGGATTTGGCTTTATCGAGGTTGAAGGCGGCAGCGACGTATTCGTGCATTTCAGCGCAATCGTCAGCGAAGGCTTCAAGACTCTTGATGAAGGCCAACGCGTTGAGTTCAACATCGTTCAAGGCAACCGCGGTCCGCAAGCCGAGAACGTCGTTAAACTGTAA